In one Hyphomicrobium sp. 99 genomic region, the following are encoded:
- a CDS encoding septal ring lytic transglycosylase RlpA family protein produces MERRVFGALAACRLVVAVSAAALTTACSSSNPSPGSLTGVSRSVFSEDEYGVKSSPRVASSDYVPKGGGHFKLGSPYKVAGRWYVPREDPNYQEYGVASWYGADFHGRKTANGEVFDAKALTAAHPTLPLPCYAYVTNLENGKTVLVRVNDRGPYVNDRLIDMSYAAAKHLGYLDKGRARVRVRFAGLAPLNGDDTREKQYLASQEGGQRRDQWAPMEPQREYASAETRAMGLPADSSDRWSPTTYRAALAGKSVRRPAAERQDRPFVQTASYAEPQTGSGRMALSAPPEPFVPQRFAAASSDSGQMYSGRMDTSRMSAGRAYVQVGIFRDRSNAERLRRELGSLGPVEVAPLQVGGASQVYRVRVGPFSQADASRAQVRIATYGVANTAVVTD; encoded by the coding sequence ATGGAGAGGCGTGTATTCGGCGCGTTGGCGGCGTGCCGGCTGGTGGTCGCTGTGAGTGCGGCTGCCCTTACAACTGCCTGCTCATCGAGCAACCCGTCGCCGGGTTCGCTCACAGGCGTCTCGCGCTCCGTCTTCTCGGAAGACGAATACGGCGTCAAAAGCAGCCCGCGGGTGGCTTCTTCCGATTACGTACCCAAGGGTGGCGGACACTTTAAACTTGGTTCGCCATACAAGGTGGCTGGGCGTTGGTATGTGCCCCGCGAAGATCCCAATTATCAAGAATACGGCGTAGCGTCGTGGTACGGCGCTGATTTCCATGGCCGCAAGACCGCGAATGGCGAAGTCTTCGACGCCAAGGCCCTGACCGCGGCGCATCCGACGCTGCCGCTACCGTGTTACGCCTACGTCACCAATCTCGAGAACGGGAAGACCGTGCTGGTCCGCGTCAACGATCGCGGGCCTTACGTGAACGACCGGCTCATCGATATGTCGTACGCGGCGGCGAAGCATCTCGGATACCTCGATAAGGGGCGGGCTCGCGTACGGGTTCGTTTTGCCGGTTTGGCGCCGCTCAACGGCGACGATACCCGCGAAAAACAGTATTTGGCGTCTCAAGAGGGTGGCCAGCGTCGGGATCAGTGGGCTCCGATGGAGCCTCAACGCGAATATGCTTCCGCCGAGACGAGGGCCATGGGGTTGCCAGCCGATTCGTCGGACCGCTGGTCGCCAACGACGTACCGGGCGGCGCTTGCAGGAAAAAGCGTTCGGCGGCCAGCGGCGGAGCGCCAAGATCGCCCGTTCGTGCAGACCGCAAGCTATGCGGAACCACAAACGGGAAGCGGGCGCATGGCGCTTTCTGCGCCGCCGGAACCCTTTGTGCCGCAGCGGTTCGCGGCGGCCTCGAGCGATTCCGGCCAAATGTACTCTGGCCGGATGGATACGAGCCGCATGAGCGCGGGCAGGGCGTACGTTCAGGTTGGCATTTTCCGGGATCGCTCGAACGCCGAGAGATTGCGGCGCGAACTTGGATCACTCGGACCCGTCGAAGTGGCGCCACTACAAGTCGGAGGCGCGTCGCAAGTCTACCGGGTGCGGGTCGGGCCGTTTTCTCAGGCCGATGCATCGCGCGCGCAGGTCCGAATTGCGACATATGGCGTGGCCAATACTGCGGTCGTCACCGATTAA
- a CDS encoding Spy/CpxP family protein refolding chaperone — translation MQEMQGMQPMQRMQGMQGMQRGQTQGRDDVTTNRIDIVRTALQLRPDQMQYWPAVEDAIRARAEGRRERIENMMSRMEDGQFDRNFVQVLQNRADNLIARGTELKKLADAWQPLYSTMDDAQKRRMRVLGVLVLHRMKEGVEARRDQMEEEGGGAMMGAGTGESGMGRE, via the coding sequence ATGCAAGAGATGCAGGGCATGCAGCCGATGCAACGGATGCAGGGAATGCAAGGGATGCAAAGAGGGCAAACCCAAGGCAGGGATGACGTCACCACTAATCGGATCGATATTGTGAGGACTGCCTTGCAGCTAAGGCCCGATCAAATGCAGTACTGGCCAGCAGTCGAGGACGCGATCCGTGCACGGGCGGAAGGACGCCGCGAAAGAATTGAGAACATGATGTCTCGCATGGAAGACGGTCAATTTGACCGGAACTTCGTGCAGGTCTTGCAAAATCGAGCTGATAATCTCATCGCTCGTGGCACCGAGCTCAAAAAGCTCGCTGACGCATGGCAGCCCCTTTATTCGACCATGGACGACGCTCAGAAGCGGCGGATGCGCGTGCTCGGCGTCCTCGTCCTTCATAGGATGAAGGAAGGCGTGGAAGCCCGGCGCGACCAGATGGAAGAAGAAGGTGGCGGAGCCATGATGGGCGCCGGTACAGGTGAGTCCGGCATGGGGCGTGAATAA
- a CDS encoding response regulator transcription factor — MVIRVLLVDDHAVVREGYRRLIEKHQGIEIIAEAYDAASGYEAFKKSSPDVAVIDISMPGRGGIDLVRQIRQLDSAARVLIFTMHASASYAQQAFRAGARGYVTKSSPPDVLVSAIREVFAGRPALCAEINQAIAKNTLCEEVSVVDQLSPREFEILRMILDAKSADEIAAAFNLSPKTVANYHYQIKSKLGVRSDIELVYLCMRRGLVASLAEPGGV, encoded by the coding sequence ATGGTCATCCGAGTCCTTCTGGTCGATGATCATGCCGTTGTCCGCGAGGGCTATCGGAGGCTGATCGAGAAGCATCAAGGCATCGAGATCATCGCCGAAGCGTATGACGCCGCATCGGGCTATGAGGCGTTCAAGAAAAGCAGTCCGGACGTCGCCGTCATCGATATTTCAATGCCCGGGCGGGGAGGGATCGATCTCGTTCGGCAGATACGGCAATTGGATTCCGCTGCTCGCGTGCTGATTTTCACGATGCATGCCAGCGCGAGCTATGCGCAGCAGGCCTTTCGCGCCGGGGCGCGAGGATACGTTACAAAAAGCAGTCCGCCAGACGTATTGGTGAGCGCAATCCGCGAAGTCTTCGCTGGACGCCCGGCACTTTGCGCTGAGATCAATCAAGCCATCGCCAAAAACACGCTCTGCGAGGAAGTGTCCGTTGTGGATCAGCTTTCGCCGCGGGAATTCGAAATCCTTCGTATGATCTTGGACGCCAAATCGGCCGACGAAATTGCGGCGGCCTTCAACCTCAGTCCGAAGACCGTCGCGAACTACCACTACCAAATCAAATCCAAGCTCGGCGTTCGGTCCGACATTGAGCTCGTCTATCTCTGCATGCGACGGGGTCTGGTTGCTTCCCTCGCAGAGCCTGGGGGCGTTTAG
- a CDS encoding sensor histidine kinase, translating into MDLKWLLVRRITLVALACFLAGSAFVLYETARAARQQNTELAELVARQLELQLSRIDRSTDIAKRFPDWDIITTYSLRPGQCVELRGDDGTTQRSSCGGMNTASIRTPAWFFEAYRLFISPSLDAVRPISYRGASHGTVAASLDPAATAGQAWATIAPLLLLSAVLIATLCLVTYLVVARALLPAKEILSGLNRLATGDLACRLPAFRLAEFNRISEVFNALTDELGKVTSERAELARRLVDSQEQERRHIARELHDEIGQKLAALNALAASIRTGAQRDAPGLVGEARQLEDMASGSMRSLRRTLTYLRPQEIDDLGLIQSLKELIDQHNKIAHGVTRFSFETTGDVEQLRAETSAHVYRIIQEALTNASKHANARNVTVLLNQLADAEQERVRLSVVDDGAGSPSDDRVSLATGWGLIGMRERVVALSGKFAAGPLPSGGFGLHVEFPTAQREA; encoded by the coding sequence ATGGATCTTAAGTGGCTCTTGGTTCGACGGATCACGCTGGTGGCGCTCGCGTGCTTCCTCGCCGGGTCGGCATTCGTCCTTTACGAGACCGCGCGAGCGGCAAGGCAGCAGAACACGGAGCTTGCTGAACTCGTCGCTCGCCAACTCGAGCTACAGCTATCGCGCATTGATAGGTCGACGGACATTGCGAAGCGGTTTCCGGATTGGGACATCATCACCACGTACTCGTTGCGGCCGGGCCAATGCGTCGAATTGCGAGGTGACGATGGGACGACACAGCGTTCGAGCTGTGGCGGCATGAACACCGCATCCATCAGGACACCAGCGTGGTTCTTCGAGGCCTACCGGTTATTCATCAGCCCGAGTCTGGATGCTGTCAGGCCGATTTCCTATCGAGGCGCATCGCATGGCACGGTGGCCGCGTCTCTCGACCCTGCCGCAACAGCCGGGCAAGCGTGGGCTACGATCGCGCCGCTTCTGCTTTTATCGGCTGTGCTGATCGCAACGCTGTGTCTTGTCACATATCTCGTCGTCGCTCGAGCGCTTCTGCCAGCAAAGGAAATCCTTTCAGGGTTGAATCGTTTAGCAACCGGGGACCTTGCGTGCCGCTTGCCGGCGTTCCGTTTGGCCGAGTTCAATCGTATCAGCGAAGTCTTCAATGCGTTGACGGACGAACTCGGCAAAGTGACATCAGAGCGGGCCGAGCTTGCGCGTCGGCTTGTGGACAGCCAAGAGCAGGAGCGACGCCATATCGCGCGCGAGCTTCACGATGAGATTGGCCAGAAGCTTGCCGCGCTCAACGCTCTTGCTGCATCCATTCGTACCGGCGCGCAACGCGATGCACCGGGACTTGTCGGCGAGGCGAGGCAGCTCGAAGACATGGCTTCCGGCTCAATGAGATCGTTGCGCCGGACACTCACTTACCTCAGACCACAGGAGATAGACGACCTGGGTTTGATACAAAGCCTCAAAGAGCTGATCGATCAGCACAACAAGATCGCCCACGGAGTCACGAGATTTTCGTTCGAAACGACTGGCGATGTTGAGCAGCTACGCGCCGAGACCAGCGCTCACGTCTACCGGATCATTCAGGAAGCCCTGACCAACGCGTCGAAGCATGCCAATGCGCGCAATGTAACGGTGCTGTTAAACCAGCTTGCCGATGCGGAGCAGGAACGCGTCAGGCTTTCGGTCGTCGATGACGGAGCGGGTTCGCCGAGCGACGACAGAGTCTCGCTTGCGACGGGATGGGGCCTGATCGGCATGCGCGAACGCGTGGTGGCTCTCAGTGGAAAGTTTGCCGCTGGACCACTTCCCAGCGGCGGCTTCGGGCTGCACGTAGAATTCCCGACCGCGCAGAGGGAAGCCTGA
- a CDS encoding cupin domain-containing protein: MISKALMAAALIAFTSSAFAEEATHHAKELTPADVKFEDNAAFPKGIRTVVLYGDPSKPGLFILRVKLPPHSVIAPHTHPVFESVSIITGAMGSGMGEKVDKSKGKVLEAGALLLLPANHAHYVWSEDQETILQVAAIGPFDLTYINPKDDPRKK; encoded by the coding sequence ATGATATCAAAAGCTCTGATGGCCGCCGCGTTGATCGCGTTTACAAGTTCTGCGTTCGCGGAGGAGGCCACGCATCATGCAAAGGAATTGACCCCCGCCGACGTGAAGTTTGAAGACAACGCAGCGTTTCCGAAAGGCATCCGAACCGTGGTTCTTTACGGCGATCCGTCGAAGCCCGGATTGTTCATCCTACGGGTCAAGCTTCCGCCCCATTCGGTCATCGCGCCTCACACCCATCCAGTTTTCGAATCTGTTTCGATCATCACCGGCGCCATGGGCAGCGGCATGGGTGAGAAGGTCGACAAGTCGAAAGGGAAGGTACTCGAGGCCGGGGCCTTGCTCCTCCTGCCTGCCAACCATGCCCACTATGTGTGGTCTGAAGACCAGGAAACGATCCTTCAGGTCGCGGCCATCGGCCCGTTCGACCTGACCTACATCAATCCGAAAGACGATCCCCGAAAGAAATAG
- a CDS encoding ABC transporter ATP-binding protein yields the protein MADVSLRRVSKSFGATDVIPELDLVIRSGEFTVLLGPSGCGKTTLLRMVAGLEDPSHGEIFIGDRAVTSLRPSERDIAMVFQSYALYPHLTVGENLAFPLRVKGMPKVERERQVARVSGLLGLADLLDRKPRQLSGGQRQRVALGRAMVREPDVFLFDEPLSNLDASMREEMRSELIRFHEQQKKTVIYVTHDQVEAMTMAQRIVIMRKGVIQQIGTAREVYKTPANTFVARFIGSPGMNLLDLKRDGAGITVGGALADVSAGCVLPTSPKFVLGCRPEDIRLEASDGEGIRFPATVVALQPLGASLLVDLETVGGKVRLVAVTAWREPMPEPGSVISLFAPASSISMFDAEAGARMSGQRPV from the coding sequence ATGGCCGACGTTTCTCTACGCCGCGTATCCAAAAGCTTTGGTGCGACGGATGTTATTCCAGAGCTGGATCTTGTGATTCGCAGCGGCGAATTCACTGTCCTTCTCGGTCCCTCCGGTTGCGGCAAGACCACGCTGTTGCGCATGGTCGCCGGACTGGAGGATCCAAGTCACGGCGAAATTTTCATCGGTGATCGCGCGGTGACGAGCTTGCGTCCCAGCGAGCGCGACATCGCGATGGTCTTCCAGAGCTATGCTCTTTACCCGCATTTGACGGTCGGGGAAAATTTGGCCTTTCCTCTGCGGGTCAAAGGAATGCCCAAGGTCGAGCGCGAGCGGCAGGTGGCGCGGGTAAGCGGTTTGCTCGGGCTCGCGGACCTCCTCGATCGCAAGCCCAGGCAACTCTCCGGCGGACAGCGCCAGCGTGTGGCGCTTGGCCGGGCGATGGTGCGAGAGCCGGACGTCTTCCTGTTCGATGAGCCGCTGTCGAACCTCGACGCGAGCATGCGCGAGGAAATGCGGTCCGAGCTGATCCGTTTCCACGAACAGCAGAAGAAGACTGTGATCTATGTGACCCATGATCAGGTCGAGGCCATGACGATGGCCCAGCGCATCGTCATTATGCGCAAAGGCGTGATCCAGCAGATCGGCACGGCGCGCGAAGTTTATAAGACGCCTGCCAACACCTTTGTCGCCCGTTTCATCGGCAGTCCGGGCATGAATCTCCTGGACCTGAAACGTGACGGCGCGGGCATAACCGTTGGCGGTGCGCTGGCAGACGTCAGCGCCGGCTGCGTGTTGCCGACTAGTCCCAAATTCGTTCTTGGCTGCCGTCCGGAGGATATCCGACTGGAAGCCTCGGATGGTGAGGGCATTCGCTTTCCGGCGACCGTTGTCGCCCTGCAGCCGCTCGGCGCATCGCTTCTTGTCGATTTGGAAACGGTCGGAGGAAAGGTCCGCTTGGTCGCTGTCACGGCTTGGCGGGAGCCGATGCCGGAGCCGGGGAGCGTCATCTCGCTGTTCGCGCCTGCTTCCAGCATATCCATGTTCGATGCTGAGGCCGGTGCGCGGATGAGTGGGCAGAGGCCAGTGTGA
- a CDS encoding ABC transporter substrate-binding protein, with protein sequence MSSRNLAKHAGAVLLGSSVLAAALGGTLSVAKAEELRIIATGEPYGLGLKAAAKVFETKTGIKVTVDQFPYSDAYNKEVLLGTAGSDEYDMMVLDCIWLPIFVKNKWVQPFEPLEEKAKEKVEWNAFLPGIADAYDVIDGKRWAAPVDFFIEVMGYRTDLFEKAGLKEPPKTWDEFKSYAEKLNDPTNNVYGVVSMPGEQDGGYSEWTVRLASLPMPPNSTQFVWDKNFKPMLENDGNGKKALDRYLEIRPFTAPGANEMGYAEATNAYMQGNAAMYINWFGFFPDIENPETSKVLGKVAYALPPRETLDGKRTDYIGGYQIAIAANAPKPDASYQFIAFVTSAEGQDIMLEAGASGAYRADIYNTDKWLKKFPFLKPVKDTEVLVPLTSGLAEYVEMQRTVYDQVFAAWVGKSSSGEAITTANKNLDELMKSLGYQK encoded by the coding sequence ATGAGCTCTAGGAATTTGGCGAAGCATGCTGGCGCGGTGCTGTTGGGAAGCTCGGTGCTGGCTGCAGCTCTTGGCGGAACGCTTTCTGTCGCGAAAGCGGAAGAGCTCAGGATCATTGCCACTGGCGAGCCCTACGGTCTCGGCCTCAAGGCGGCTGCGAAGGTTTTCGAAACCAAGACCGGTATCAAAGTCACCGTCGACCAGTTCCCTTACTCGGATGCCTACAACAAAGAAGTTTTGCTCGGTACCGCTGGGTCCGACGAATACGACATGATGGTGTTGGACTGCATCTGGCTGCCAATTTTCGTGAAGAACAAGTGGGTTCAGCCGTTCGAGCCCCTCGAGGAGAAAGCCAAAGAGAAAGTCGAGTGGAACGCTTTCTTGCCGGGCATTGCGGATGCCTACGACGTCATTGACGGCAAGCGTTGGGCTGCGCCCGTCGATTTCTTCATTGAAGTGATGGGATACCGCACCGATCTTTTCGAGAAGGCCGGCCTGAAGGAGCCGCCGAAGACGTGGGATGAATTCAAGTCCTATGCAGAGAAGCTGAACGATCCCACCAACAACGTCTACGGCGTCGTGAGCATGCCGGGCGAGCAGGATGGCGGGTATTCCGAATGGACCGTTCGTCTCGCAAGTCTTCCGATGCCGCCGAATTCCACTCAGTTCGTCTGGGACAAGAATTTCAAGCCGATGCTGGAGAACGACGGCAACGGCAAGAAGGCGCTGGATCGCTATCTCGAAATCAGGCCTTTCACTGCGCCTGGCGCCAACGAGATGGGCTACGCCGAAGCCACCAATGCGTACATGCAGGGCAACGCTGCAATGTACATCAACTGGTTCGGATTCTTCCCCGATATCGAAAATCCAGAAACCAGCAAGGTTCTCGGCAAGGTCGCCTATGCGCTGCCTCCGCGTGAGACTCTCGACGGAAAGCGGACCGATTATATCGGCGGCTACCAGATCGCCATTGCAGCCAATGCGCCGAAGCCGGACGCTTCCTATCAGTTCATCGCGTTCGTCACGAGTGCCGAAGGCCAAGACATCATGCTTGAGGCCGGTGCCTCAGGGGCCTATCGCGCCGACATCTACAACACGGATAAATGGCTGAAGAAATTTCCGTTCCTGAAACCGGTCAAAGATACCGAAGTGCTTGTGCCGCTGACGTCTGGTCTTGCTGAGTATGTGGAGATGCAGCGGACCGTTTACGACCAAGTGTTTGCTGCTTGGGTCGGAAAATCCTCGTCCGGCGAAGCCATCACCACGGCCAACAAAAATCTCGACGAGCTGATGAAGTCGCTCGGTTATCAGAAGTAA
- a CDS encoding DeoR/GlpR family DNA-binding transcription regulator, whose amino-acid sequence MQKSKRAPGVRRAEIRRILRTQQSATVEELCALLNASPATIRRDLAALADNDELERSHGGAVAPLLREAEQNFAQRESIDAGEKQAIAEAILPLLTPGSTLFMNDGSTVMAIAKLIVESGIELFVATPAVNVAAKLSESRSITACLLGGFVRQTSLATSGPFAEAMAAQINADLAIISPDGLHPEQGLTFLNAEDAALARRMASQSKRVAAVATKAKLMSVKRVIGVAMYAVDQLVCGCSRAEIPSALMESGVKILSRSKEKA is encoded by the coding sequence ATGCAAAAATCGAAGCGAGCCCCCGGCGTGCGCCGGGCCGAAATCCGGCGCATCCTCCGCACGCAGCAATCTGCGACGGTGGAAGAACTGTGCGCGCTTTTGAATGCCTCGCCTGCAACAATTCGGCGAGATCTCGCAGCTCTTGCTGACAATGATGAACTTGAGCGGAGCCACGGCGGCGCGGTCGCACCGCTTCTCCGCGAAGCCGAACAAAATTTCGCGCAGCGCGAATCCATCGACGCCGGAGAGAAGCAAGCAATCGCGGAAGCGATCCTTCCCCTGCTCACGCCCGGAAGCACGTTGTTCATGAACGACGGCTCGACCGTGATGGCGATTGCGAAACTGATCGTCGAGAGCGGGATAGAGTTGTTCGTCGCGACACCGGCCGTCAACGTCGCCGCCAAGCTCTCTGAGAGCCGCTCGATCACTGCGTGTTTGCTCGGCGGATTTGTGCGTCAGACCTCGTTGGCGACGTCCGGTCCTTTTGCTGAAGCCATGGCTGCCCAGATCAACGCCGATCTCGCAATCATTTCGCCCGATGGCCTGCATCCCGAACAGGGACTGACATTCCTGAATGCGGAGGATGCCGCTCTTGCCCGAAGAATGGCGTCTCAATCGAAACGCGTTGCGGCAGTAGCGACCAAGGCAAAGCTCATGTCCGTCAAACGAGTCATCGGCGTCGCGATGTATGCGGTCGATCAACTGGTGTGCGGCTGCTCGCGCGCCGAAATCCCCTCGGCACTCATGGAGAGCGGCGTGAAAATTCTATCGCGATCGAAGGAAAAAGCATGA
- a CDS encoding carbohydrate ABC transporter permease — translation MKGPNARAARQGLWFFLPAGVFLTVILIYPMLYSLYASLTNMRLTSPITRFVGLDTYAGVLTNSAFGSSLALTLIFLVAAISLEFLIGFALALSFKSMRHTHPILRALLMLPLMATPVSVGLVWKLMLNSDFGIVPYIGQQLGFGTLLWLADPILSMVSVIIMDVWQWTPFMFLILLAGLEGLPEEVFEAAEVDGSRSFDLLIHITLPLMSRIIAVALAFRVMFAIATFDTVFVLTKGGPARATDLITLLIQREGLVNLNVALASAMSFLVLLMVTAFSAFTFKRVLANG, via the coding sequence ATGAAGGGGCCTAATGCGCGGGCGGCTCGTCAGGGCCTTTGGTTTTTTCTCCCCGCTGGTGTGTTTCTAACCGTCATCCTGATTTATCCGATGTTGTACTCGCTCTATGCGAGTCTAACGAACATGCGGCTGACGAGCCCAATCACGCGTTTTGTCGGGCTCGATACATATGCAGGCGTGCTGACGAACAGCGCGTTCGGCAGTTCGCTCGCTTTGACTTTGATTTTTCTTGTCGCTGCAATCTCGCTCGAATTCCTGATCGGTTTCGCTCTCGCGCTGTCCTTTAAATCGATGCGGCATACGCATCCGATCCTGCGCGCTCTGCTCATGCTGCCGTTGATGGCGACGCCGGTCAGCGTCGGCCTGGTCTGGAAGCTGATGCTCAACAGTGACTTCGGAATCGTCCCCTATATCGGCCAACAGTTGGGCTTCGGTACGCTTCTCTGGCTCGCGGATCCCATTCTTTCGATGGTGTCAGTGATCATCATGGACGTCTGGCAATGGACGCCTTTCATGTTTCTGATTCTGCTCGCTGGGCTCGAGGGTTTGCCGGAGGAGGTCTTCGAAGCGGCTGAAGTTGACGGATCACGGTCATTCGACTTGCTGATCCACATCACGCTGCCACTAATGTCCCGGATCATTGCGGTGGCGCTGGCATTCCGCGTGATGTTTGCGATCGCGACATTTGACACTGTCTTCGTTCTGACGAAGGGCGGCCCCGCGCGCGCGACGGATCTCATCACGCTCCTCATTCAGCGCGAGGGACTGGTGAACCTCAACGTGGCTCTGGCATCGGCGATGTCGTTCCTTGTGTTGCTGATGGTCACGGCGTTCAGCGCATTCACATTCAAGCGAGTGCTGGCCAATGGATAA
- a CDS encoding carbohydrate ABC transporter permease: MDKSRRKSWLEAAHLVANIMIVALFLFPLAWMILGAFKAQADLLSPNPVWFFTPTLEHWHFIFDNWNVERHLVNSVIVSVATTALTLLLALPAAYGLARFPIKGKDAITFEILSLKMIPPIAAVVPLFILMRQVGLYNTLTVLILLNTAFQLPFAILVLKSFVEEIPREIDEAATVDGCRPFGVLWRAILPLSVPGLICCAVFVFIFSWNEFMIANTLVGGDLRPLPPIVGLALTHRGILWGPALALGVVVLIPVFALTFSLSRYMARGLTFGAVKG; encoded by the coding sequence ATGGATAAAAGCCGTCGCAAGAGCTGGCTCGAAGCCGCGCATCTCGTCGCGAACATCATGATCGTGGCGCTGTTCCTGTTCCCCCTGGCGTGGATGATCCTCGGCGCCTTCAAGGCGCAAGCGGATCTCCTGTCTCCAAACCCCGTATGGTTTTTCACGCCGACGCTCGAGCATTGGCATTTCATTTTCGACAATTGGAATGTCGAACGGCATCTGGTGAACAGCGTCATCGTCAGCGTGGCAACGACGGCCCTCACGCTTCTGTTGGCTTTGCCTGCAGCCTATGGGCTTGCGCGATTTCCGATTAAAGGCAAAGACGCGATCACATTTGAGATCCTGAGTCTCAAGATGATCCCCCCGATCGCAGCGGTCGTCCCGCTGTTTATCTTGATGCGACAGGTCGGGCTCTACAATACGCTGACGGTGCTCATCCTCCTCAACACAGCGTTCCAACTGCCTTTCGCCATTCTCGTTCTCAAATCTTTCGTTGAGGAAATCCCGCGCGAGATTGACGAGGCCGCGACGGTCGATGGTTGCCGCCCGTTTGGCGTGCTTTGGCGCGCCATCCTTCCGTTGTCTGTCCCGGGCCTGATTTGCTGCGCTGTGTTCGTATTCATCTTCAGTTGGAACGAATTCATGATCGCCAATACACTCGTCGGTGGCGACTTGCGGCCGCTGCCGCCAATCGTCGGCTTGGCACTGACACATCGCGGAATCCTCTGGGGACCAGCACTTGCGCTCGGCGTCGTTGTCCTGATTCCGGTCTTCGCTTTGACGTTCTCGCTATCGCGCTACATGGCGCGCGGGCTGACATTCGGAGCGGTCAAAGGATGA